A stretch of DNA from Butyricicoccus intestinisimiae:
TTGAGAAATGCGCCCAAAACCGTCTCAAACAAACCGCCGACAATCGATGCACCCATCATCGCGCCGTACGCGATAATGCCGCCGCCCATGACATTGGCAACGCTGCTGAATACACCGATAAATCCGGAGCTGGTACCCATGATAATCGGCACCTGTCCGCCGATCGGTCCAATCGAGAACAGCTGAACCAGCGTTACAATACCGGCAACCAGCATCGCGTTCTGCAGCAGAGAAACCTGAATCGCCATGAACGACTGCGCATCTCCGATTGCAGCGCACGCACTCATGATGACGAGCAGCGGCGTCAGATTGCCGACAAACATCGCCAGCACGTGCTGGAGACCGAGCGGAATCGCCTGCTTCAGCGGGAGCTTGCCCTTAAAGTCATAAGGGGTCACATACTGTTTTTGATTTTCCATATTTCCTCCTGTAATTATTAAAAATTTGTAAACGTTGACTGTATTATAGCACAGATTTTTCTGCTATCCCATATTTTTCTGCATTTCAGACAGAATTCGACGAAATATAAAAAACTGCGCAGATGAAAGCGCAGTTTTTTCATATTTTATCTATGGTACAGCAGCAAAATGTCCTGCGGACTCACTCCTAATTGCGTAGGATATTTTTCCATCGCAATGCGTTTGGAAAACCGCCGCCAAACCGGCGCCGCCGTCTGTTGCTGGTTGGCAAACCGAAATTGTGTAATCCATTCAAACGGTTCTTCCATCTCTCCGACCCACGAAACCGAAAATCGGTTGCTTGAAACGGCAGGATCAAACGCATGTGCGCGGATACCGATTGCCCGCAGGCCATCACGCACCGGTGCCGCCGTCTCAAACTGAACACCCCATTCCGGCACCCATACGGCATACTCCCCGCTTTTCTGTGCAGAGACAATGTTTTTGCAGCCGGTTAAAACAGCAGCCTGCACCGACTGCGGGTCCGCAAATACATCCCGCGTCTCCTGCTGTGTCAGCACTGTTCCCTGATGCAAAACCGCCACTTGTCCGCACATATGATAGGCCTCATCTCGGCTGTGCGTCACAAGCAGGACGTCCCGCCCGTAGCGCTTGAGCAGCTCGCGCAGCTCCATCTGTAGTTTCTCGCGCAAATGACTGTCCAGCGCGGAAAACGGTTCATCCAGCAGCAGCAAATGCGGTTCGTTGACCAGCATGCGGGCAAGTGCCGTTCGCTGTGCCTGTCCGCCGGACAGTTGATGCGGCCGATGCTTTTGCAGCTCTTCCAGCTGCAAAAGCTTGAGTATGTCCCGATATTTTTGCTCGCGGATTTCGCGCCGCTTTTCCCATTTTAATCCGCACAGGATGTTCTGCCGCACGGTCATATGCGGAAACAGCGCATAGCTCTGAAACAAATATCCGACTTTTCTCTGCTGCGGTGCAAGATTGATACCGCGCTTGCTGTCAAATAGCACGGTTCCGTCCAGCGCAATATATCCGCTGTCCGGCTTTTCAATGCCGGCTATGCATTTGAGTGTCATGCTTTTGCCGCTGCCGGATGCGCCGAGCAGGCCGAGCACGCCGCCCTGTGTCTCTAATGAGATGTCCAGTGAAAATGCTCCCAATTTTTTATGA
This window harbors:
- a CDS encoding sulfate/molybdate ABC transporter ATP-binding protein, coding for MSLRAEIHKKLGAFSLDISLETQGGVLGLLGASGSGKSMTLKCIAGIEKPDSGYIALDGTVLFDSKRGINLAPQQRKVGYLFQSYALFPHMTVRQNILCGLKWEKRREIREQKYRDILKLLQLEELQKHRPHQLSGGQAQRTALARMLVNEPHLLLLDEPFSALDSHLREKLQMELRELLKRYGRDVLLVTHSRDEAYHMCGQVAVLHQGTVLTQQETRDVFADPQSVQAAVLTGCKNIVSAQKSGEYAVWVPEWGVQFETAAPVRDGLRAIGIRAHAFDPAVSSNRFSVSWVGEMEEPFEWITQFRFANQQQTAAPVWRRFSKRIAMEKYPTQLGVSPQDILLLYHR